Part of the uncultured Desulfovibrio sp. genome is shown below.
ACACTGCCCCCTCGCTGAGCCAGTACGTGGGCTTTCATGTACCCCCAAACACCATTGAAAACTTTGTCGGCGAAATCGTGACCGGCGCTGAAAAGTCAATGGAATCGTTTGTGGCCGAAAATTTCGTGGGCGTTGAAGCCAAGGGGCAGGTGCTCATCGGCTATGCCGCCGAAGAAATCCTCAACCGCGCCCGTGAAGAAAAGGCCGACCTTATCGTTATGGGCACCCATGGCCGCAAGGGCATTGACCGCATTCTTTTCGGCTCTGTGGCGGAAAAGGTGGTCAAGAACGCCGACATGCCCGTGCTGACAGTGCGCCCCACAGAAGCAGGCGAATAACTGGCGGATCTGGCCCTTCCTGCATGACCGCAGGCAGTTGCGCCAGTACCAGAGCCATAAAGAAAGACAAGCTTTCCAACTTTTTCAGCCAGCAAGCTGTCGCATTGCGATGGTTTGCTGGCTGAAACATACTGCAAACGCCGCAAAACGTCTTGCGCCCCATGCGCAGCCATGAATCTTCGCCTTTGCGGGCGATACCGGTGGAGTAACCATGTCCGAGATCAGTGTGCGCCAGGAAATTATGGCCCTCAAGGCCTATGTTCCCGGCCTTTCCATTGCCGAAATCCAGGATAAGTACAACCTGCCCCAGGTTATCAAGATGGCCAGCAACGAAAACCCGCTGGGCATGCCCCCTCTGGCCCGCGAGGCTGTGGAACGCCACGCGGCCGGGGCCTTCCGCTATCCTCAGGGCGGCAATCCGCGACTGGCAAAGGCACTGGGGCAGCGACACGGCGTTGACGAGCACCGCGTGGTTGTGGGCAACGGTTCGGACGAAATCATTGACCTGCTCATCCGCATTCTGGCGATACCCGGCGCGCACAACATTGTGTGCTTCAACCCCTGTTTCAGTATTTACCCCATTCAGGGGCGCATTTGCGGCGTAGAAATCCGGCGGCAGCCTCTCGAGGAAGATTTTTCCTTCAACTTTGCCGCCCTGCTGGAACTGGTGGACGCCAACACGCGCATTGTTTTTGTGACCACGCCCGACAATCCCTCGGGCTTTTGCCCCCCACGCACTGCCGTGGAGGCCCTTGCGCGCGATCTGGCGCACAAGGCCCCCGACTGCCTGCTGGTGGTGGACGAAGCCTACGTGGATTTTGCCGAAAATGAAAAAGCCGCATCCCTGCTGGCGAGCGGCATCATGCCCAAGAATACTGCCTTCATGCGCACGTTTTCCAAAAGCTTCGGGCTTGCGGGCATGCGCGTGGGCTACGGCATTTTGCCTGACCATCTGGCAGACTTTGTCTGGCGTGCGCGCCTGCCCTTCTCTGTCAATATTCTGGCGGAAGAGGCGGCTCTGGCGGCTCTGGCTGACGACACCTTTTACAACGCCACGCAGGATGCCGTGCGCACAGGCCGCAAGGAGCTGTTTGCGGGTCTGACCGCTCTGGGCTGCAAGGTGTGGCCGAGCGAAGCGAACTTTTTGATGTTCGGCATGCCCGAGGGCGCGCCCACCGCTGCCGAATGCTTTGAAACCCTGCTCGCGCGCGGCATCATCATCCGTCCGCTCAAGAGCTACAGCTTGCCGGATCTGTTGAGGGTCAGCATTGGCAACCAGCAGGAAAACCTCGCATTCCTTTCCGCCATGGCAGATATTATTGCCCGCAAAGGGGAAAAGGCATGAGTGCGCGGCTTCCTGTGGTGACGCTTGACGGCCCGGCAGGCGTTGGCAAAACAACGCTGGCCCGGCGTGTGGCCGAAGGGCTTGGCCTTTCCTACCTTGATACCGGAGCCATGTTCCGCTG
Proteins encoded:
- the hisC gene encoding histidinol-phosphate transaminase, which translates into the protein MSEISVRQEIMALKAYVPGLSIAEIQDKYNLPQVIKMASNENPLGMPPLAREAVERHAAGAFRYPQGGNPRLAKALGQRHGVDEHRVVVGNGSDEIIDLLIRILAIPGAHNIVCFNPCFSIYPIQGRICGVEIRRQPLEEDFSFNFAALLELVDANTRIVFVTTPDNPSGFCPPRTAVEALARDLAHKAPDCLLVVDEAYVDFAENEKAASLLASGIMPKNTAFMRTFSKSFGLAGMRVGYGILPDHLADFVWRARLPFSVNILAEEAALAALADDTFYNATQDAVRTGRKELFAGLTALGCKVWPSEANFLMFGMPEGAPTAAECFETLLARGIIIRPLKSYSLPDLLRVSIGNQQENLAFLSAMADIIARKGEKA
- a CDS encoding universal stress protein gives rise to the protein MKDIKKILCAVDLSEHSKEVAEYAVLLAKGLNASVLVVYTAPSLSQYVGFHVPPNTIENFVGEIVTGAEKSMESFVAENFVGVEAKGQVLIGYAAEEILNRAREEKADLIVMGTHGRKGIDRILFGSVAEKVVKNADMPVLTVRPTEAGE